The Flammeovirga yaeyamensis genome segment TTAGATGTTTCAGTTCCCCGGGTTGGCTATATAAGCATGTCTTCAACATGCTGAGTTGTCTCATTCGGATACCTCCGGATCAAAGGTCATGTGCACCTCCCCGAAGCATTTCGCCGCTTGTCGCGTCCTTCGTAGCCTCCAAAAGCCTAGGCATTCCCTGTATACCCTTATTTTGCTTTTCTTGATTCGATTATGTTGACAAGTCAACACAATCTAAAGTTTTTACCATTCTGTCAAAGATCTTTTTACCTCTCATTCGAGATAATGTGGAGAATATCGGAGTCGAACCGATGACCTCTTGCGTGCAAAGCAAGCGCTCTAGCCAGCTGAGCTAATCCCCCATTTGGATTAAGTCTCCAATAAATTCAATGCATTAAAAGCAATTACAAAACCTGCCGAAAGCAGATCCACTTACGTAAAGCACAAGGCTCCAAAAGGAGGTGTTCCAGCCGCACCTTCCGGTACGGCTACCTTGTTACGACTTAGCCCCAGTTATTTGTTTTGCCCTAAACAGCTCCTTAACGGCCACCGTCTTCAGGCCCACCAAACTTCCATGGCTTGACGGGCGGTGTGTACAAGGTCCGGGTACGTATTCACCGCGCCATAGCTGATGCGCGATTACTAGCGATTCCAACTTCATGGAGTCGAGTTGCAGACTCCAATCCGAACTGGGATGAGGTTTTTGAGATTCGCTAACTATCACTAGCTTGCTGCTCATTGTCCCCACCATTGTAGCACGTGTGTTGCCCTGGACGTAAGGGCCATGATGACTTGACGTCGTCCCCGCCTTCCTCTCTGCTTGCGCAGGCAGTTCCTCTAGAGTCCCCAGCATAACCTGATGGCAACTAGAAGTAGGGGTTGCGCTCGTTGCGGGACTTAACCCAACACCTCGCGGCACGAGCTGACGACAGCCATGCAGCACCTTTCATTCTGTCCGAAGAAAGCTTTATCTCTAAAGCGGTCAAAACGAATTCGAGTCCAGGTAAGGTTCCTCGCGTATCATCGAATTAAACCACATGCTCCACCGCTTGTGCGGACCCCCGTCAATTCCTTTGAGTTTCACCGTTGCCGGCGTACTCCCCAGGTGGAGAACTTCTCGGTTTCCCTTGGGCTCGCATACCAATGTACACAAGCCGAGTTCTCATCGTTTACGGCGTGGACTACCAGGGTATCTAATCCTGTTCGCTCCCCACGCTTTCGTGCCTCAGTGTCAAATAACGCCCAGTAAGCTGCCTTCGCCTTCGGTCTTCCTCCTCATATCTGTGCATTTCACCGCTACATGAGGAATTCCGCCTACCCATACGTATTTCAAGTCCTGTAGTATCAAAGGCAAACACGGAGTTAAGCCCCGGTCTTTAACCTCTGACTGGCAGGACCACCTGCGCACCCTTTAAACCCAATAATTCCGGACAACGCTTGCACCCTCCGTATTACCGCGGCTGCTGGCACGGAGTTAGCCGGTGCTTATTCTTATGGTACCGTCAAACACCCCCGCAGGGGTGGGTTTCTTCCCATACAAAAGAACTTTACGACCCGAAGGCCTTCATCGTTCACGCGGCATGGCTGGTTCAGAGTTGCCTCCATTGACCAATATTCCCTACTGCTGCCTCCCGTAGGAGTCTGGCCCGTATCTCAGTGCCAGTGTGGGGGACCTTCCTCTCAGAACCCCTACCCATCGTCGCCTTGGTGAGCCGTTACCTGCACCAACTAGCTAATGGGACGCATATCTATCTCATACCGATAAATCTTTAATTATTAAGCAATGCTACTTTATAATACTATGGAGCATTAATCCGAATTTCTCCGGGCTATTCTCCAGTATGAGGCAAGTTATATACGCGTTACGCACCCGTGCGCCGGTCGTCATCAATCTGCAAGCAGATCATGTTACCCCTCGACTTGCATGTATTAGGCCTGCCGCTAGCGTTCATCCTGAGCCAGGATCAAACTCTCCGTTGTAAAAATCTTTAGATCTACAATCAGATCAATGTTGTTAAATACCTGTCTCTACGAATAAAAGAAATTTTCTTTTGGGATCCGCTTTCGCTGATCTTGTAATTACTTTTCAATACATCAAAAGAACGTTTGAGATTGCTCTCAGTGAACTGTTTTTCAAGTTTTTAATGGATAAACACTTGGGTTTATCCGTACATTAAACCGTTGTTTAATGCTGCTTCGTTTTTCAGAAGCGAGTGCAAAGGTAAGAACTTTTTATTTTAACTTCCAAATGTTTTTAAGAAAAAATTTGAAGTTTTTTTTGAAGCTTTCAAGATCAAGCACTTAAGGTTAAAACCGTTGTTTTTCGATTCTTAAAGGATAAACACTTGGGTTTATCCGTACATTAAATCATTTTTAATGCTGCTTCGTTTTTCACTCTCCCATATTCACTTTTCAAAAGGCCTTTCGTTAAAGGCGAGTGCAAAGGTAAGAAGAGATTTTTAATTCGCAACACTCATTACAATTCGTTAAGTTTTTCATTAACTCAGTAAGAATATCGCTGTTCTTCTTTACAATCTGTCAATCCCAAAACACCTATGCAAATGCTTTGTTTTTGTTGGCCTTCCGTTTGAAGGGAGTGCAAAGGTAAGAAGAGATTTTTATAAAACAATACTTCCACACAAAACACCTTTTAAACAAAAGTCAACTTACTGTATCACAAACAAGTACGTCATGAAAATATTCTAATTATTTTAATTTGGGTAAGGAAACTGTGAAATTTGTCCCCGAATTAGGATCTGATTTCAAATGAATTTCTCCATTTAATACATTGATAGCTTCTTTTACAATAAACAAACCTAACCCCGTACCATCACTTTGCTCACTTGCTCTGTAGAACATATCAAATACTTTGGTTTGTTCATGTTTTGATATTCCTTCTCCATTATCAACAAAAGAAAGTATTAAACTCTCATTATCATCTAAGGATGCTGTTATATCCAAGTAATGCTTATCCTTTTCTCTGTCGTAGTATTTTATTGCATTTGTATATAGATTGGTGAGGATACTTCTGAACCGGTATTTATCAGTCACCACTTTTAATTGTTCATCCATATTGATGTTAACAACATAATTTGATGGAGCACTAAACTTATGAGTATGTATGATGGTTTCTAATTGTTCTTTTAAAGTAATTTCTTCTGGAACAATATTTTTCCTATTGTTTCTTAGATATTCTCCAAAATCACTGATAAGATCCAACATTCTATCCACGTTTTTATCCATCATTGGAAGATAAACGTCTTTCACAACATCAGATGACTCTCTATAACCAAGATTTACTAAACCTCTTAAAGAAGTAATTGGACCTTTTAGGTCATGGGTGGTACTGTATAAAAATCTATCTAATTCCTTATTGGTTTCTATCAGTTCTTTATTCTTATGTAAAAGGCCCATTTCATACTCCTTTCTTTTAGATATATCATGAGCATTAAATATGGTATATAACTTCCCTTTTATCTTTGTCAGGTTAGCACATAATTCGACGTCAACTAATGAATTATCTCGTTTCACCATTTTGACCTCAATTTTTTGAGGTGTCGAAATATCCCCTTGACGACATTGTTGACGATATTTTAATACCCTGTCTTGGTCTTCTTCATAAAACAGATTAATAAAGACCATGCCTCTCAAATCGAAATAATGATTATAACCCAAAAGTTTCTGAAGCCCCCTATTATAATTTGCTATTCTGCCAGAGTATTCAGCAATGAAACTATCTCTAGCTGCATTCAACATTGACTTCAACCAGATTTTCTTGCTCTTATTTAATTCTTCTTCATTTTTTCTTGCTGTAATATCTGTTACTGCACCAACAAATCGTTTTACTTCTCCTTTACGATTATAGATTGCCCTGCCTTTGATATTAATAAACTCAATACCTGATGCTGCATTTAAATTATTATTGCATTTAATATCAAGATCTATAGGTTCATGAAATAAGGATAGCTTCTTTATTGCGTTGATCATTGGAAACAGATAAGGTGTATCAACGAAATTTAGAATAGCCTTTAATGATAGATTTCGATGTTTATCATCTTTTAGTCTAAGCATACTAATAAGATGATCTGACCAGTAAAAACGATTATTTTTTACATCAAAAACCCAATTCCCAACTTTGGTGACTCTTTGAATTTCCTTTATATAGGATTCGTTCCTTTTCAAAAGGTTTAAAGAATGCTTTTGCTCGGTTATATCTTGCAATGCTCCATACAAACCAACAATTCTTTGATGTCGTACAATAGGTTTTCCGTTTAACCTTACCCATTGTTCTCCTTTAAATTTTGAATTTATTTTTAATTCAAAATTGAAGTTAGTTTTATTTCTAAAAGCAGATAATAAAATTTCTTTAGCTTGTTCTTTTGATGTTTCATCAGAGTTATTTAAAAGGAATGTAGGATTTTTTTCTACAAACTCTTTTGACACTCCTATAACTTGTGCCACTTCTTCTGTGACTAGCATTTTCTTAGAAAAGCGATCATATACCCATCCACAAGCTTTAATTAGCCTTTGCATCTCGTGAAGTATATGAGAGTTTCTTTCTTTAAGGGTTATATTTTTAAGCGTTACGAATAAGGCTGATTTATGATCAGACAAAATCACTTTCTTATTCTCCAACTCAAACAATAAGGAATCGTTGTCTTTCTTTTTAAGATCAAGAAACATATTGTTTTTATTGACCAACCACTCTTTATTACGGAGTAATTGGGAAAATTCACCTTGAACCTCTTTTTTAATGGTTGAATGAACAAAATCAACAAAATCTCTATTGATAAATTCTTCTTCCTTGTACCCCAATAAATCCTGAAGATGTTTATTGATCTTTATGATCTTTCCTGTATCACTCACTAATACATATCCAGTATTACTACTATTAAGCATTACACTGAACATATCTTCAATGGAATTCCTAGCGGTAACATCTCTTGACTTTACTAGACAAGCGATGACATTATTTTGATAATCGTGTAGTGGTGAGTAATCTGTTCGAATAAATACCAAATCATTTGATTCTGACAAATAGGTTACTTCTGTTTGGTATTTTTCTCCATTTAAGGCTTTATTGATCCCAGTATTTACCCTTTTTGATTTATTGAGTAATTCTTCAAATCGATTATTTGATGAAATTGGCTTTCTAATTAACCGTTCCAATAAATTTTCTAAAGGGATATTCTTTTTTATCATCTTCTTATCGGAACTAATAATAGCAATTGCATCATTTGTTGTTTTTAATAAGTGATCAAAAAGAGTATGAAAGTTGAAAGTTTTTGATTCAGTTAATAACGGATTAATTCTAAATATCTTAAAAGTGTTTTCCTCATTTTCTATTCTTACAAGCGATTTGTTACCATCGTTATCATATAATTCCTTGATAATACAAGTGTTTCGGATAACTTCTTTAAATGCTCCTCTAAAAATCCCTTGCCATTCTTTTGGACAAACATCAAAAAAAGAATTTAATTTGTAGTCGTGTTCACTCACAGAAAAAACAAACTGCTGCTCATCATAACCCGAAAGCAATAGGAAATCTACTTTCTGAATTATCAAAAAGGGATAATTTTGTATTTGCTCATTGTATATTTGAGGAGAAAAATTCATTTCGCAGTTAATTTCTGGGCCGTCGAACAGTAGTTAAATACAACTTAATGATCACAATTTAAAGATTAAATTGGATAAAAAGAAAAATATTGACCGTATTATGATTTCAAAAATAGTCACAGGTGTTTGGAATTGGGGAGCTCATACCCCTCAGCAAATCAACGAATTAATTCAAAGAAGTATTGATGCAGGGATCACTACTTTCGATCATGCTGATATTTATGGCGGTTATACCATCGAAAAGTTATTTGGAGATGCTTTATCGCTTACTCCTTCTTTAAAAGATAAATTACAGATTGTTACAAAATGTGGAATTAAGTTGGTTCACCCGAATCGTCCTAACCATGCTATCAAATCTTATGATACAAGTAAACAACATATTGTTACTTCTGTAGAAACTTCTTTAAAGAACCTTCAGGTAGATACTCTAGATTATTTACTTATTCACCGCCCAGATCCTTTGATGAATATCGATGAGGTGAGCGAGACTATAGAGGGTTTGAAAAAAGAAGGTAAGATCAAGGAGTTTGGTGTGAGTAACTTCTTACCTCATCAGGTAGAGATGTTGAAATCAAGAGTTGATATTAAAATCAACCAAATTGAGATTTCTCCACTAAAGACAGATGCATTATATGATGGATCATTAGATCAATGCCAACAATGTGGTATCACACCAATGGCTTGGTCTCCGCTTGGAAATGGCAAAATCTTCACTGGTCAAGATGAAAAAACGCTTCACCTAAAGAATACTTTAGCACAGGTTGGAGAGAAATATAACTTGGCATTAGATCAAACAATCTTTGCATGGCACTTAACGCACCCTGCCGGAATTACTCCTGTTTTAGGAACAACAAAAGCAGAAAGAATTGAGACTGCCGCAAAAGTAATGTCAATAAAACTAGAAAATGAAGATTGGTTTAGAATATTAGAGGCGGCTGAAGGAAACGAAGTGCCTTAAAAATATGGCAGATAAAAATAAAAAAATATTAGACCCAGGGGTTGGTGCTTCTTACAGACAAAGAACGAAAAGAATCATCAACCCTGATGGTACATTTAATGTTCGTAGAATTGGGACGCTTAATGTAATACAAGATGCCTACCACTGGTTAATTACCATTCCTTGGCTACCTTTTATTGCTGTTGTAACGTCTGTAATTCTTTCAACAAACTTTTTGTATGCCTATATCTATTGGTTTATTGGCATTGAATACATCGGTGGTGCACCTACGGGATTCTTTTGGGATGACTATGTGAGTGCCCTCTTTTTTAGTGTGCAAACTTTTACTACCGTTGGCTATGGAGCAATGTCGCCCGATGGACAATTTGTAGGTTTAATTGCTTCTTTGGAAGCATTCAACGGACTTTTGCTTTCGGCATTTTCTACCGGTATTCTGTATGGTCGATTCTCACGTCCAATGTCCAAAATCAAATTTTCTGAGGTAGCACTGCTTACACCTTATAAAGGAACGGATGATTATTCTATCCAATTTAGGATTATCAATAAACGATCGAATACCGTACTTCATATGAAAGCGTCTGTATTTTTATCACTAAATGATAAAAACGATAGAGATGGAACGTATTCACATCGTAGGGATTTTTATGATCTGTCTTTAGAAAGATCGAGTATCATGTTTATGCCTCTTTCATGGACGATCGTACATATCATTGATAAAAATAGTCCTTTATATGGCATCACTCTTAAAGAGTTGGTCGAAAGGCAGGCCGAAATGTTGATTACCTTAAACGGTTATGATGAAACATTTGGGCAAGACACCTATTCTTATCACTCCTATGTTGCCGATGAGTTTGAAGAAAACAAACGATTTATTAGAAACTTTAATGTTGCTGATAATGGTGATATTCTACTTCATGTAAATGATGTGGACCTAAGAGAAGACATTCCGCCAAAAGAAGATAAAGAGTCATAAAGTAAATCCCCCTTTCAAATTGATATTTATGAAAGGGGGATTTTTTTATGCTAAACCGTCTTTTACTTTTTGCGCTTTACTCTGACCAACCACATGTGCTACTTCTTCTATGGGAGCAGATTTAATATTTGATATCGTTTTAAACTGCTTGAGTAATTTTTGAATAGTATTCGGTCCAATACCTGGAATCTCTTCTAGTTTAGATTGAATACTTCCTTTACTTCTTAGATTCCTATGGAATGTGATGCCAAATCGATGGGCTTCATCTCTAAGTCTTTGAACCAACTGTAAAGACCTCGACTTTTTACTCAAATGTAATGGAATGGGATCTTCAGGAAAGAAAATTTCTTCTAGCTTTTTAGCAATACCTATAACAGGTAGCTTACCATAGAGTCCTAAACGTTCCAACGCTGTAACTGCAGAACTCAGCTGACCTTTACCTCCATCGATAATCACCAATTGAGGGAGTTTCTGTTTTTCATCAAGTAGTCTTCTATATCTACGATAAACTGCTTCTTCCATTGATGCAAAATCGTCTGGACCTTCTACTGTTTTCACATGAAAATGTCGATAGTCTTTTTTCGATGGCCTTCCATCCTTAAATACCACACAAGCAGATACAGGATTTGTTCCTTGAATATTGGAGTTATCAAAACACTCGATATGAACAGGTATTTCACTTAACTGAAGTTCATTTTTCAGTTGAACGAGTACTTGATAATTACTTTTCTTATCACTTATCTCCCCTCTTGACGTTTCCCTCTCTCTCTTATAATACATTGCATTCTTAAAAGAAAGTTGAATCAGCTTTTTACCATCACCTATTTTCGGAACTGTAAATTCTAACCTTTCATCTTCGTCCAATTGATCACTTAAATCGATGTTTGTATATATTTTTTGAGAAGAGGTGTTATATCTATTTCTAAACTCCATGATGGCATAAATCAATAACTCTTCATCTGATTCGTCCATCTTTTTAGTCAGCTGTGTGGATTCTGTCACCATAATTCCACCGTTGGTGATTTTGATGAAGTTGACATAAGCGAACTTCTCATCTGAAACGATGGCGTACACTTCACAATCTCTAAAAGTAGGTGATACCACTAGCGATTTTGATTGGTAGTTGGTCAGTAAGTCTAATTTTTGTTTCCATTTTTGTGCCTCCTCGAAAGCCAACTGTTCCACCGACTCTTGCATCTTTTGGGTGAAATAATCCTTTGGTATACTCAAATTACCTTTCAAAATTTGTAATACCTGATCGATATCCTGTTGGTAATCTTCCTCTTTTTGTTTCCCCTCGCAAGGTCCTAAACAGTTATTGATATGAAATTCCAAACATACACTATACTTTCCTGCTGCAACATTTTCTTGGGATAAATTGAAAGTACAGTTTCTTATTTTATATAACTGTTTGAATAGATCTAGTAAAGCAGACATTTGTCGACCATTCGGGTATGGTCCAAAATATTTATGTCGTTTGTCCTGAATGTTCCTTGTAGAAAACACTCGTGGAAAACGCTCCCGAGTAACACATATATAAGGATACGTTTTATCGTCCTTAAGAAGAATATTGTATTTAGGCTGATTCTTCTTGATTAGGTTATTCTCCAAGAGTAATGCATCGTACTCTGTATCGACCACTACGAATTCTAGCTTTCTAATTTCGCTAACTAACCGTTGGGTCTTTCGATTTAAACCAGCTTGTTTTAAAAAATAAGAGGATACTCTATTTCTAAGCTTTTTGGCTTTTCCGATATAGATGATTTTCCCTTCATCGTTAAAATATTTATAGACTCCAGGTTGCATTGGTAAATTCTTTACCGCATTCATTAATTCCTCTTTGTACGACTGCATTATATATATTTTATCATTCGATACCTGATGTAAAAATTGTACATCAAATACTTTTTGAGACGGTTATTGATGAGTGTCTATGTAAATTTATTGGTTATTTATAAGAATCAAAAAACGTTTTTAGTTACTATTTATTGTATTTCTTTGATAGAAAATGAATCAAAAGTTGAATTTTTTGAGGTTTATTCGTTAAATATCAACCAAATACATTGATATCATTTTTGTTTTACATAAAAAAAACAGAAATTTATAATACTGAATCTATCTTCTGATAACATTGAACAAGTAAACGCGACAGTTTGTTCCATGCTATTTAACCGTGATTACCATACAATTACCTAATACGCCTTCACTAGATGATTATAAATTTTTTAAAAAGATTATTCTATTTCTTCTTAGGATTACACCTCCTTTTCTGCCTTTATATCGGCTTGGGCACTTTATATGTAAAGTGGGCTAATCCTACGTTATCTCCTTATATGTTAGCGAGAGCAAATTTTGATGCCTCAAAAATAATTACTCCTCAATTCAGACCGATCGGTAGTATTCCAACAGATTTAAAAACGGCTGTAATGGGTGTTGAGGATCCTGACTTCTACTTACACAATGGAGTTGCTCTAGAGAAAAAGCCTTTGATGAATGCTACTATTTCTCAGAAAGTAGTGAGAAATATGTTTTTAATGCCACACGATAACAATTTAGGTATGTACTTAGAAAGTATTGGTGCGGTAGAAATGGAATTGTTCTTAGGTAAGGAACGTATATTCGAACTATTTATGAATTACGTAGAGTGGGGCGATAATATTTATGGTATTGGTGAAGCTGCTGATTTCTATTACAAGAAAGACCTGCCTTACTTATCAAGAACTCAAAAATTAAAACTAGCCTCAGTTTTAGCAGACCCTATTAAAGTAGAACCATCTACTTATAATAAGGATGAAGTTATTGAAGCTAGATTTAAATTATTGAATTCTTTTATGGAATAAGCTTATTCCTCTTCAGGTTTTCTTATTGGAATCACTATAGATATTCTTTGCCAAATAGCCACCAAGTTACACCCTTCATCATCTTCTTGAAGAAAAATGGAGAACTTCTGAAATATTCTAAAGGAGTTCAACGCAGGTGTCTTTATTCTAAAAACATCCTCTTTTTTATTGTACTTAAAAGTACCCCATGCTCCCTGAGCTTTATTTACAATAAGGGTCCATTCCGCTGTATCTGGAATAGCATATAAAGAATATGTTCCTGCTTTTAGGTGTTGCCCTCCAAAATTCACGTCTTTAGATACTGTGATTTCAGTAGCATCATCGTCGCCAAAACGCCATAATTTTCTCCATGGAACAGACACCCCGAATTTAGTATCAAAATCTGATCTCATTTTTGGACGACCATAAGTCACTTTTACATAAGTACCGTCCTTCATTTTATAGGTAGCCAAACCTGTTTCACTTTTCCTAGGTTTGTGCTTTAATTCTTGTCCGAAGAGTTGGAAACTGCAAAGGACAAATAATGTTATGTATAATGTTTTCATGTGTTTTGATATCTTCAAAAGTCGATTGTCTGATATGATTTAGTTTAATAGTAACTCTTCAACTTCAGCTTTAAGCTTGGGTAAATGTTTAGTAATAATGCCCCATATTACAACATTATCCACTTTATCATACCCGTGGATAACCCAATTTCGAGTATCAACAATCTGTCTTGAATTTTCAATATTGATATTTGAATCAATTTTTAATATTCTATTAGTTGCTTCCCCTATTATCTCAATTTCTCTCTCAACAGCCCTTCTAAGAAGCTTATTTTTCTGGTATTCGAAAAAATTTCGTTCATCTCCTAAGTATTCAAAAATAGAATCTATAGAGACTTTTATATCAAATAAGTATTTTTTTATTTCACGCTTCATAAATCAACTGTTTAGATTCATCAACGCTTTCAATAAAATACGGATTAGAAAGAGACGATTCTGTCACTAGATCAATTTTTCTCTTAAATAATTCTTGAAGTTTATAATGAAGCGAAAAATAATTTTCAGTGTATTCCTCGATTGATAATTTATCAGTAAAAGATATTAAAAAATCTATATCGCTCTTTTCAGTAAATTTTCCTTTAACCGCAGAACCAAATACATACATTTTCTTTACCCCAAGCTTAGAACAAAGAGCCTTTAAATCTGCTAACTTATTTTGAAGTATTTTTTGCATGATTACTCATTTAAGTTTGGAAAATAATCTATTCTAATGATACTAAATTCTTGGTTGAATTAGAAATTTCAATCAAATTTATAAAAAAACAGAAGAAAGAAAGCATTCCAGCTCTCCAACTTCTGTTTAAGAAAAGATTCAATATATCTTATAAAACCCCTTTAGTTGATGGGATTTCGTTATTCCCTTCTTCTACTTTTATCGCCATTCTCATGGCTTTAGCGAATGCTTTAAAAGTTCCTTCAATAATATGGTGGTCGTTATCGCCTTCTGTTTTGATGTTTAGGTTACAACCGGCAGCATCAGAAAACGATTTAAAGAAGTGAGAGAACATTTCTACTGGGAAATCGCCTACACTTTCTCTTTTCAATGGAGCATCGCAAACAAACCAAGGGCGGCCAGAAAAATCTAGTGCTACTTGTGCCAATACTTCATCCATAGGAGCGATGAAGAAACCATATCTTTCGATACCTCTCTTATCCCCTAATGCTTTTTTGATAGCTTCGCCGATAGCCAAACCTGTATCTTCAATCGTATGGTGTTCGTCGATGTATAAATCGCCTTCCACTTTTACAGTAAGGTCAATTTTACCATGACGTGCTACTTGATGTAACATATGGTCGAAGAATCCGATACCTGTTGATAAATCAGATTGTCCTGTTCCGTCTAGATTAACACCAATAAGAATTTTTGTTTCGTTGGTAATTCTTTCTACTCTAGCCATTCTACCTGCAGGAGAGTAGTTTTTCAAGAATTCATAGATTTCAATCCAAGAAGTTGTTTCTAAAACTGCTTCTTTCGACTGACCTTTCTCTCCTATGAAAATACCCTTAGATCCTAAGTTTTTAGCCAATTCAACATCAGTTAATCGATCACCGATCACAAATGAATTTTCTAAATCGTAGTCTCCTTTCATGTATTTATCTTCTAGTAAGCCCGTTCTTGGCTTTCTAGTTGGAGCATTTTCTTTTTCGAAAGTTTTATCAATTAAAATATCATCAAAAACAATCCCTTCTCCCTTAAGTGTGTCCAGCATTTTATTTTGTGCAGGCCAGAAAGTATCCTCAGGATAGCTATCGGTACCCAATCCGTCTTGGTTGGTGACCATTACTAATTCGTAATCTAATTCCTGAGCAATTTTTTGTAACTGAGAGATGGCTAAAGGAACAAATTCTAACTTTTCTAAAGAGTCCACCTGATAATCCACTGGCGGTTCTACGATTATTGTTCCATCGCGGTCGATAAATAATGCTTTTTTCATAAAGCTTGTCTGTAGTTTTTGATTACACTTTAATAGAAGCACTTATCAAATATGCCTCTTGAACACGCAATATAACACTATTGAGTAAGAAGTGTTTATTGTAATGTTCCATTTCTCCACTTCTTCACAGTATCAAACCAAATTCTCTTGTAATCATAAGATCTTTTTAGTTCGTAATGTGATCCCGTAAACTGATTATCCTCTTCGAAGAAATCAAATTCTACCTGACCGTGGTTTAAGTTGCTATTGTACGACCATCGTATTCCACCATCTATGTTACTAATTGTATCGGGTGATCCAAAAATGATATATATAATTCCTCTATCTGTCTTCCATCCTTCCTTGTAATCCGTAAACTTAATATTCGCTTCCGTTACTCTCTCAAAGTATAATTTGATTAACCTTTTGGCATTATCCGGCGACCCTGCCACGTTCAACCAAAAGTTTTCGAAGGCCAATCGAGGTCTTTCTCCCTGAACAAAAGACATCATTTCATTCTGAGTAGAGATATACACCATCGTTGGGTAAATGTTTTTCATTTTTCGGTATTT includes the following:
- a CDS encoding aldo/keto reductase → MISKIVTGVWNWGAHTPQQINELIQRSIDAGITTFDHADIYGGYTIEKLFGDALSLTPSLKDKLQIVTKCGIKLVHPNRPNHAIKSYDTSKQHIVTSVETSLKNLQVDTLDYLLIHRPDPLMNIDEVSETIEGLKKEGKIKEFGVSNFLPHQVEMLKSRVDIKINQIEISPLKTDALYDGSLDQCQQCGITPMAWSPLGNGKIFTGQDEKTLHLKNTLAQVGEKYNLALDQTIFAWHLTHPAGITPVLGTTKAERIETAAKVMSIKLENEDWFRILEAAEGNEVP
- a CDS encoding transglycosylase domain-containing protein; translated protein: MIINFLKRLFYFFLGLHLLFCLYIGLGTLYVKWANPTLSPYMLARANFDASKIITPQFRPIGSIPTDLKTAVMGVEDPDFYLHNGVALEKKPLMNATISQKVVRNMFLMPHDNNLGMYLESIGAVEMELFLGKERIFELFMNYVEWGDNIYGIGEAADFYYKKDLPYLSRTQKLKLASVLADPIKVEPSTYNKDEVIEARFKLLNSFME
- a CDS encoding PAS domain-containing sensor histidine kinase — its product is MNFSPQIYNEQIQNYPFLIIQKVDFLLLSGYDEQQFVFSVSEHDYKLNSFFDVCPKEWQGIFRGAFKEVIRNTCIIKELYDNDGNKSLVRIENEENTFKIFRINPLLTESKTFNFHTLFDHLLKTTNDAIAIISSDKKMIKKNIPLENLLERLIRKPISSNNRFEELLNKSKRVNTGINKALNGEKYQTEVTYLSESNDLVFIRTDYSPLHDYQNNVIACLVKSRDVTARNSIEDMFSVMLNSSNTGYVLVSDTGKIIKINKHLQDLLGYKEEEFINRDFVDFVHSTIKKEVQGEFSQLLRNKEWLVNKNNMFLDLKKKDNDSLLFELENKKVILSDHKSALFVTLKNITLKERNSHILHEMQRLIKACGWVYDRFSKKMLVTEEVAQVIGVSKEFVEKNPTFLLNNSDETSKEQAKEILLSAFRNKTNFNFELKINSKFKGEQWVRLNGKPIVRHQRIVGLYGALQDITEQKHSLNLLKRNESYIKEIQRVTKVGNWVFDVKNNRFYWSDHLISMLRLKDDKHRNLSLKAILNFVDTPYLFPMINAIKKLSLFHEPIDLDIKCNNNLNAASGIEFINIKGRAIYNRKGEVKRFVGAVTDITARKNEEELNKSKKIWLKSMLNAARDSFIAEYSGRIANYNRGLQKLLGYNHYFDLRGMVFINLFYEEDQDRVLKYRQQCRQGDISTPQKIEVKMVKRDNSLVDVELCANLTKIKGKLYTIFNAHDISKRKEYEMGLLHKNKELIETNKELDRFLYSTTHDLKGPITSLRGLVNLGYRESSDVVKDVYLPMMDKNVDRMLDLISDFGEYLRNNRKNIVPEEITLKEQLETIIHTHKFSAPSNYVVNINMDEQLKVVTDKYRFRSILTNLYTNAIKYYDREKDKHYLDITASLDDNESLILSFVDNGEGISKHEQTKVFDMFYRASEQSDGTGLGLFIVKEAINVLNGEIHLKSDPNSGTNFTVSLPKLK
- a CDS encoding ion channel, with translation MADKNKKILDPGVGASYRQRTKRIINPDGTFNVRRIGTLNVIQDAYHWLITIPWLPFIAVVTSVILSTNFLYAYIYWFIGIEYIGGAPTGFFWDDYVSALFFSVQTFTTVGYGAMSPDGQFVGLIASLEAFNGLLLSAFSTGILYGRFSRPMSKIKFSEVALLTPYKGTDDYSIQFRIINKRSNTVLHMKASVFLSLNDKNDRDGTYSHRRDFYDLSLERSSIMFMPLSWTIVHIIDKNSPLYGITLKELVERQAEMLITLNGYDETFGQDTYSYHSYVADEFEENKRFIRNFNVADNGDILLHVNDVDLREDIPPKEDKES
- the uvrC gene encoding excinuclease ABC subunit UvrC, whose protein sequence is MQSYKEELMNAVKNLPMQPGVYKYFNDEGKIIYIGKAKKLRNRVSSYFLKQAGLNRKTQRLVSEIRKLEFVVVDTEYDALLLENNLIKKNQPKYNILLKDDKTYPYICVTRERFPRVFSTRNIQDKRHKYFGPYPNGRQMSALLDLFKQLYKIRNCTFNLSQENVAAGKYSVCLEFHINNCLGPCEGKQKEEDYQQDIDQVLQILKGNLSIPKDYFTQKMQESVEQLAFEEAQKWKQKLDLLTNYQSKSLVVSPTFRDCEVYAIVSDEKFAYVNFIKITNGGIMVTESTQLTKKMDESDEELLIYAIMEFRNRYNTSSQKIYTNIDLSDQLDEDERLEFTVPKIGDGKKLIQLSFKNAMYYKRERETSRGEISDKKSNYQVLVQLKNELQLSEIPVHIECFDNSNIQGTNPVSACVVFKDGRPSKKDYRHFHVKTVEGPDDFASMEEAVYRRYRRLLDEKQKLPQLVIIDGGKGQLSSAVTALERLGLYGKLPVIGIAKKLEEIFFPEDPIPLHLSKKSRSLQLVQRLRDEAHRFGITFHRNLRSKGSIQSKLEEIPGIGPNTIQKLLKQFKTISNIKSAPIEEVAHVVGQSKAQKVKDGLA